A region from the Rhodamnia argentea isolate NSW1041297 chromosome 7, ASM2092103v1, whole genome shotgun sequence genome encodes:
- the LOC115737776 gene encoding probable mediator of RNA polymerase II transcription subunit 26b isoform X3 produces the protein MGESLDEWRQFFRTTDTDVFEFIEKAITIAALDCPKDFLSRRGRIAERLFSCETIGPGGDYALASKESKAKGDRGNAVHDVVSMNNSHGEAEALSDDMEETAPIVGTVLKIKRVLDNSQHEPDSALHESLRRLQSMNITVDVLEKTKIGVSVNSVGRNCRSKQIAQLARNITMGWKALVEDICLRTNDVADPGDVGDGKTSSIKEPRQEKYDINKASSLANWNLRLNVDQHKGTLNPNMSSNTNLRTVPASEVASRKSEKERMLQLQNSNGSGTGCRQPPANRQDITGWKEVAADGKAQAAKRNMQGLYQKAETDKRQRTVQVLDPRDLPKMAASHKAPGATTAKAGRPRAISRSHNGKSLLERLRSSESRIVHSRPRS, from the exons ATGGGGGAGTCGCTCGATGAATGGAGACAGTTCTTTAGAACCACAGACACCGATGTTTTCGAGTTCATCGAAAAGGCGATCACGATCGCCGCGCTCGATTGCCCGAAAGATTTCCTGTCGCGAAGGGGTCGTATCGCGGAGCGGCTGTTCTCGTGCGAGACGATTGGGCCCGGAGGTGATTACGCACTCGCGAGTAAAGAAAGCAAGGCAAAGGGTGACAGGGGTAATGCTGTGCATGATGTGGTCAGCATGAACAACAGTCATGGAGAAGCTGAAGCACTTAGCGATGATATGGAAGAGACCGCTCCAATTGTTGGCACAGTTCTAAAGATCAAGCGGGTTTTAGACAACAGTCAACACGAG CCTGATTCCGCGCTGCATGAATCATTGAGAAGACTCCAGTCGATGAACATCACTGTGGATGTATTGGAG AAAACTAAGATCGGGGTAAGCGTCAACAGTGTCGGAAGGAACTGCAGATCGAAGCAGATTGCTCAGCTTGCGCGCAACATTACTAT GGGATGGAAGGCTCTGGTCGAAGACATTTGCCTCAGAACAAACGATGTCGCTG ATCCTGGCGATGTCGGAGATGGAAAAACATCTTCCATCAAGGAACCGCGACAGGAGAAATACGACATCAACAAGGCCAGTTCACTTGCTAACTGGAACCTGAGGCTGAATGTGGATCAGCACAAGGGCACTTTGAACCCCAATATGTCCTCAAACACTAACTTGAGGACAGTCCCAGCTAGCGAGGTCGCATCGCGGAAGTCTGAGAAGGAGAGAATGCTTCAGTTGCAAAACTCGAATGGATCAGGCACGGGATGCAGACAACCACCCGCCAATCGACAGGAC ATCACGGGCTGGAAGGAAGTTGCGGCGGACGGGAAGGCTCAAGCCGCCAAGAGGAACATGCAAGGGCTTTATCAAAAAGCAGAAACGG ACAAGAGGCAGCGTACGGTGCAGGTATTGGACCCTCGTGATCTCCCAAAGATGGCGGCAAGTCATAAGGCTCCAGGCGCCACAACTGCAAAAGCTGGCCGGCCGAGGGCGATTTCGCGGAGCCACAACGGCAAAAGCTTGCTTGAACGTTTGAGATCAAGCGAGAGTCGCATTGTTCACAGTCGTCCTCGTAGCTGA
- the LOC115737776 gene encoding probable mediator of RNA polymerase II transcription subunit 26b isoform X2, translating to MGESLDEWRQFFRTTDTDVFEFIEKAITIAALDCPKDFLSRRGRIAERLFSCETIGPGGDYALASKESKAKGDRGNAVHDVVSMNNSHGEAEALSDDMEETAPIVGTVLKIKRVLDNSQHEPDSALHESLRRLQSMNITVDVLEKTKIGVSVNSVGRNCRSKQIAQLARNITMGWKALVEDICLRTNDVADPGDVGDGKTSSIKEPRQEKYDINKASSLANWNLRLNVDQHKGTLNPNMSSNTNLRTVPASEVASRKSEKERMLQLQNSNGSGTGCRQPPANRQDKITGWKEVAADGKAQAAKRNMQGLYQKAETDKRQRTVQVLDPRDLPKMAASHKAPGATTAKAGRPRAISRSHNGKSLLERLRSSESRIVHSRPRS from the exons ATGGGGGAGTCGCTCGATGAATGGAGACAGTTCTTTAGAACCACAGACACCGATGTTTTCGAGTTCATCGAAAAGGCGATCACGATCGCCGCGCTCGATTGCCCGAAAGATTTCCTGTCGCGAAGGGGTCGTATCGCGGAGCGGCTGTTCTCGTGCGAGACGATTGGGCCCGGAGGTGATTACGCACTCGCGAGTAAAGAAAGCAAGGCAAAGGGTGACAGGGGTAATGCTGTGCATGATGTGGTCAGCATGAACAACAGTCATGGAGAAGCTGAAGCACTTAGCGATGATATGGAAGAGACCGCTCCAATTGTTGGCACAGTTCTAAAGATCAAGCGGGTTTTAGACAACAGTCAACACGAG CCTGATTCCGCGCTGCATGAATCATTGAGAAGACTCCAGTCGATGAACATCACTGTGGATGTATTGGAG AAAACTAAGATCGGGGTAAGCGTCAACAGTGTCGGAAGGAACTGCAGATCGAAGCAGATTGCTCAGCTTGCGCGCAACATTACTAT GGGATGGAAGGCTCTGGTCGAAGACATTTGCCTCAGAACAAACGATGTCGCTG ATCCTGGCGATGTCGGAGATGGAAAAACATCTTCCATCAAGGAACCGCGACAGGAGAAATACGACATCAACAAGGCCAGTTCACTTGCTAACTGGAACCTGAGGCTGAATGTGGATCAGCACAAGGGCACTTTGAACCCCAATATGTCCTCAAACACTAACTTGAGGACAGTCCCAGCTAGCGAGGTCGCATCGCGGAAGTCTGAGAAGGAGAGAATGCTTCAGTTGCAAAACTCGAATGGATCAGGCACGGGATGCAGACAACCACCCGCCAATCGACAGGAC AAGATCACGGGCTGGAAGGAAGTTGCGGCGGACGGGAAGGCTCAAGCCGCCAAGAGGAACATGCAAGGGCTTTATCAAAAAGCAGAAACGG ACAAGAGGCAGCGTACGGTGCAGGTATTGGACCCTCGTGATCTCCCAAAGATGGCGGCAAGTCATAAGGCTCCAGGCGCCACAACTGCAAAAGCTGGCCGGCCGAGGGCGATTTCGCGGAGCCACAACGGCAAAAGCTTGCTTGAACGTTTGAGATCAAGCGAGAGTCGCATTGTTCACAGTCGTCCTCGTAGCTGA